The Mucilaginibacter terrenus genome has a segment encoding these proteins:
- the mtgA gene encoding monofunctional biosynthetic peptidoglycan transglycosylase: MKKRSTNASAKNTSKSLFKGGLLRLIFRIVKLVVISFVALSLFGVLLFRFVNPPFTWLMVQRGFERKADGKHWKIDKDWVEFDSIADPMKRAAVAAEDQTFLENHGFDFKAIQRAIKKNANSKKLIGGSTITQQTAKNVFLWPGRSIIRKGFEAWFTVLIETFWSKKRVMEVYLNVIEMGDGIYGIEAASQAYFHKPASRLTTRQAAAIAVIFPSPLKWSATKPTRYLKHRQYLIRQNMRRLGPLEF; the protein is encoded by the coding sequence GTGAAAAAACGAAGCACTAACGCATCCGCAAAGAATACCTCTAAAAGCCTGTTTAAGGGCGGTTTGCTCCGGCTCATCTTCCGGATTGTAAAACTCGTTGTTATTTCGTTTGTAGCGCTTAGTTTATTCGGGGTGTTGCTGTTCCGCTTTGTTAACCCGCCGTTCACCTGGCTAATGGTGCAGCGCGGTTTCGAGCGTAAGGCAGACGGCAAGCACTGGAAGATTGATAAAGATTGGGTAGAGTTTGACAGCATAGCCGACCCCATGAAACGCGCCGCTGTTGCTGCTGAGGACCAAACCTTCCTGGAGAACCACGGCTTCGACTTTAAAGCTATCCAGCGGGCCATTAAAAAGAACGCCAACAGTAAAAAGCTGATAGGCGGCAGTACCATTACACAGCAAACTGCCAAAAACGTCTTCCTATGGCCGGGCAGGTCCATAATCCGCAAAGGATTTGAAGCCTGGTTCACTGTACTGATAGAGACCTTCTGGAGTAAGAAACGGGTAATGGAGGTTTACCTCAACGTAATTGAGATGGGCGATGGCATTTACGGCATCGAGGCTGCATCCCAGGCCTACTTTCATAAACCAGCTTCGCGGCTTACCACACGGCAGGCTGCAGCTATTGCGGTAATTTTCCCAAGCCCGCTTAAGTGGTCGGCAACAAAGCCTACACGCTATCTTAAACACCGGCAGTACCTTATCAGGCAAAACATGCGGCGGTTGGGCCCGCTGGAATTCTAG
- a CDS encoding NADP-dependent isocitrate dehydrogenase, protein MSKIKVENPVVELDGDEMTRIIWKFIKDKLIVPYLDVDIKYYDLGIQYRDETDDQVTIDAANAIRQYGVGIKCATITPDEARVEEFGLKQMWKSPNGTIRNILDGTVFREPIVMNNVPRLVPNWTAPICIGRHAFGDQYRATDFVTKGKGKLTVKFTPEDGSPEQSFEVFNFKGDGVALTMYNTDESIIGFAHACFNQALMKGWPLYLSTKNTILKKYDGRFKDIFEEIYQKDYKQKFAEAGIVYEHRLIDDMVASALKWNGNFVWACKNYDGDVQSDTVAQGFGSLGLMTSTLVTPDGTVMEAEAAHGTVTRHYREHQAGRPTSTNPIASIFAWTRGLEFRGKLDGNQELIDFCHALEEVCIETVESGKMTKDLAITIKPKVEHGTDYLYTEEFLEAIDENLKKKLGK, encoded by the coding sequence ATGTCAAAAATTAAAGTAGAAAACCCGGTAGTTGAGCTGGATGGGGATGAAATGACCCGAATCATATGGAAGTTTATTAAAGATAAATTAATTGTTCCTTATCTTGATGTAGATATAAAGTACTATGACCTGGGTATTCAATACCGTGACGAAACTGATGATCAGGTAACTATAGATGCTGCTAACGCTATCAGGCAATATGGTGTGGGTATTAAATGTGCCACCATTACGCCAGATGAAGCGCGTGTAGAAGAATTCGGTTTGAAACAAATGTGGAAATCGCCAAACGGAACCATCCGTAACATACTTGATGGTACTGTTTTCCGCGAGCCTATTGTAATGAACAACGTACCGCGTTTGGTACCTAACTGGACAGCGCCTATTTGCATTGGCCGCCACGCTTTTGGCGACCAGTACCGCGCTACAGATTTTGTTACTAAAGGTAAAGGTAAGTTAACTGTGAAGTTTACGCCTGAAGACGGAAGCCCTGAGCAGTCTTTTGAAGTATTTAACTTTAAAGGTGACGGCGTTGCGCTTACCATGTATAACACCGACGAATCTATTATTGGTTTTGCTCACGCTTGCTTTAACCAGGCGCTGATGAAGGGCTGGCCTTTATACCTGTCTACCAAAAACACCATCCTTAAAAAATATGATGGCCGTTTTAAAGATATTTTTGAAGAGATCTACCAAAAAGACTACAAGCAAAAGTTTGCTGAAGCAGGTATTGTGTACGAGCACCGCCTGATTGACGACATGGTTGCATCTGCCCTTAAATGGAATGGTAACTTTGTTTGGGCTTGTAAGAACTATGATGGCGACGTACAGAGCGACACAGTTGCACAGGGCTTTGGTTCACTGGGCTTAATGACCTCTACATTAGTTACACCAGACGGAACTGTAATGGAAGCTGAAGCAGCGCATGGTACCGTTACCCGCCACTACCGCGAGCACCAGGCTGGCCGCCCAACATCTACCAACCCAATCGCGTCTATATTTGCATGGACCCGTGGTTTAGAGTTCCGCGGTAAACTGGACGGTAACCAGGAACTGATTGATTTTTGCCACGCTTTAGAAGAGGTTTGTATAGAAACTGTAGAAAGCGGCAAAATGACCAAGGATTTGGCTATTACCATTAAACCAAAGGTTGAGCACGGTACCGATTACCTGTACACAGAGGAGTTTTTGGAAGCCATTGACGAAAACTTAAAAAAGAAGTTGGGTAAATAA
- a CDS encoding YdeI/OmpD-associated family protein translates to MEQYDSRVDAYIEKSAEFAKPILKHLREIVHNASPEITETIKWSAPFFEYKGVLCFMMAFKQHAGFGFWKAEQLPDPHQILYTEGGEAAGSIGKLTSIADIPDADILVWYIKQAMAQKDAAGPVKAKPAAKKVTGPKPANTTLDTPNYLAELFISNPEAKAYFDKFSPSQKKEYITWFEDAKTTATRDKRLKEGIEWMNEGKTRNWKYK, encoded by the coding sequence ATGGAACAGTACGATAGCCGCGTGGACGCTTATATAGAGAAGTCTGCCGAATTTGCCAAACCCATTCTTAAACACCTGCGAGAAATAGTTCACAATGCGTCTCCGGAGATTACGGAAACTATCAAGTGGAGCGCTCCATTCTTTGAGTACAAAGGCGTGCTTTGTTTTATGATGGCGTTTAAGCAGCATGCAGGCTTTGGTTTTTGGAAGGCGGAGCAACTGCCCGATCCGCACCAGATATTATATACAGAAGGTGGCGAAGCTGCCGGGAGCATAGGTAAGCTAACCAGTATAGCAGACATCCCGGATGCCGACATCCTGGTGTGGTACATTAAACAGGCTATGGCGCAAAAAGACGCGGCAGGGCCGGTAAAAGCAAAACCAGCTGCTAAAAAGGTAACAGGGCCTAAGCCGGCTAACACTACTTTAGACACGCCAAATTATTTAGCCGAACTGTTCATCTCTAACCCGGAAGCTAAGGCGTATTTCGATAAGTTCAGCCCTTCACAAAAGAAAGAATACATTACCTGGTTTGAAGATGCCAAAACCACCGCCACGCGCGACAAGCGCTTAAAGGAAGGAATAGAGTGGATGAATGAGGGCAAAACCAGGAACTGGAAATACAAGTAA
- a CDS encoding DNA polymerase III subunit gamma/tau encodes MDNFIVSARKYRPATFETVVGQQHITNTLKNAIKSNQLAQAFLFCGPRGVGKTTCARILAKTINCTNLQPNGEACSECDSCRAFQNGNSFNIHELDAASNNSVDDIRSLIEQVRIPPQGARYKVYIIDEVHMLSQAAFNAFLKTLEEPPNYAIFILATTEKHKILPTILSRCQIFDFNRIRVEDMAGHLAGIAKKENISYEADGLHIIAQKADGGLRDALSMFDQIVSFSGGNVTYRSVIDNLNILDYDYYFSLTDKLLAEDNAATLLLFDEILGKGFDGAHFISGLSEHLRNLLVGKDTATIKLLEVSETIKARYLQQSQTASTSFLLSALNIANQCDITYKQSKNQRLQVELALLKMCHLLSVFNLATSPMPQAAAVPQGELKKKPDTAVNAPEPPAAKQDEVPVLRDTPVAYTATPAQAASVQAAPIAPPAKEEPVAEKIKTAFIPNVHTSATSVKIPSLKDLGKQVEEAMAEEEDPYLKGTDKAAFTMDAFLQAWTNYGAKLKAEGKPVGLYTIFTAVTPQPKGNERFEVLLSTRVQENAFRDERPYIMNYLRTTLKNFDIEVEARVEEGSIVRKPYTSVEKFQHMAAKNPKLIDLKNKFNLDFD; translated from the coding sequence GTGGATAATTTCATTGTTTCGGCACGCAAATACCGCCCGGCTACTTTCGAAACGGTTGTTGGTCAGCAACATATAACCAACACGCTCAAAAATGCTATTAAGAGCAACCAGCTTGCTCAGGCATTTTTATTCTGCGGGCCGCGTGGTGTAGGTAAAACAACCTGCGCCCGTATTCTTGCTAAAACTATTAACTGTACCAACTTACAGCCAAACGGCGAGGCATGCAGCGAGTGCGACAGCTGCCGCGCTTTTCAGAATGGCAACTCCTTTAATATACATGAACTGGATGCGGCATCAAACAACTCGGTTGATGATATCCGCAGCCTGATAGAGCAGGTACGCATACCGCCACAAGGTGCGCGCTACAAGGTTTACATTATTGATGAAGTGCACATGCTTTCGCAGGCGGCATTTAATGCTTTCCTGAAAACGCTTGAAGAACCGCCTAACTACGCCATCTTTATTCTGGCCACTACCGAAAAGCACAAGATACTGCCTACCATTTTATCGCGGTGCCAGATATTTGATTTTAACCGTATACGGGTAGAAGACATGGCAGGGCACCTGGCCGGTATTGCTAAAAAAGAGAATATCAGCTACGAGGCCGATGGCTTACATATTATAGCACAAAAAGCCGACGGAGGATTAAGGGATGCCTTATCCATGTTTGACCAGATCGTGAGCTTCTCCGGCGGCAATGTTACGTACCGTTCGGTTATTGATAACCTCAATATCCTTGATTACGACTACTACTTTAGCCTTACAGATAAGCTGCTTGCAGAAGACAATGCTGCAACGCTGCTGTTGTTTGATGAGATATTAGGGAAAGGTTTTGATGGCGCGCATTTTATCTCTGGCTTGTCCGAGCATTTGCGTAACCTGCTGGTAGGGAAAGATACGGCTACCATTAAATTGTTGGAAGTAAGCGAAACCATTAAGGCCCGCTACCTGCAGCAATCGCAAACCGCATCCACCTCTTTCCTCTTATCAGCATTAAATATTGCCAACCAGTGCGATATTACCTACAAACAAAGTAAGAACCAGCGGTTACAGGTTGAGCTGGCACTCTTGAAGATGTGCCACTTGCTTTCGGTATTTAACCTGGCAACATCGCCAATGCCGCAGGCAGCCGCTGTTCCGCAAGGAGAGTTAAAAAAAAAACCTGATACCGCTGTAAATGCACCTGAGCCGCCAGCGGCAAAGCAGGACGAAGTGCCTGTCCTTCGCGATACCCCGGTAGCCTATACAGCAACCCCGGCGCAAGCCGCATCCGTACAAGCAGCACCTATTGCCCCTCCTGCTAAAGAGGAGCCTGTTGCCGAAAAAATAAAGACCGCCTTTATCCCCAATGTACACACATCCGCTACCTCGGTGAAAATACCGTCGTTAAAAGATCTGGGTAAACAGGTAGAGGAAGCAATGGCAGAGGAGGAAGACCCTTACCTGAAGGGTACTGATAAAGCTGCTTTTACCATGGATGCTTTCCTCCAGGCATGGACCAATTATGGGGCAAAGCTAAAAGCAGAGGGTAAACCGGTGGGTTTGTACACGATATTTACAGCGGTTACACCACAGCCTAAAGGGAACGAGCGATTTGAAGTTTTGCTATCAACCCGCGTGCAGGAGAACGCCTTTAGGGACGAGCGGCCGTACATCATGAACTACCTGCGTACGACTTTAAAAAACTTTGATATTGAAGTAGAGGCGAGGGTAGAGGAAGGATCAATCGTCAGGAAGCCTTATACATCTGTAGAGAAGTTTCAGCATATGGCGGCCAAGAACCCCAAGCTTATTGATCTTAAAAACAAATTCAACCTGGATTTCGATTAA
- the rpsR gene encoding 30S ribosomal protein S18 — MANDQIKYVTAPKVEDNRKKYCRFKKNGIKYIDYKDANFLLKFINDQGKVLPRRLTGTSLKFQRKVAQAVKRARHIGLLPYVTDSLK, encoded by the coding sequence ATGGCAAACGACCAAATTAAATACGTTACCGCTCCTAAGGTGGAGGATAACCGTAAAAAATACTGCCGTTTTAAAAAGAACGGTATCAAGTACATTGATTACAAAGACGCAAACTTTTTATTGAAGTTTATTAACGACCAGGGTAAAGTATTACCACGCCGTTTAACAGGTACTTCATTAAAGTTCCAGCGTAAAGTTGCTCAGGCTGTTAAGCGTGCGCGCCACATTGGTTTATTACCTTACGTTACCGATTCTTTAAAATAA
- the rplI gene encoding 50S ribosomal protein L9, whose product MEVILKQDVKNLGDKDDVVNVKPGYGRNFLIPKGYAILATESARKVLAENLKQAQFKQDKIRKDADAIAAKLEGVKLTIGAKAGESGKIFGAINTIQVADALKKEGFEVDRRRITFDQEPKFVGEYVANVNLHKEVKVQVPFEVVAE is encoded by the coding sequence ATGGAAGTTATTTTAAAACAAGATGTAAAAAACCTGGGTGATAAAGACGACGTAGTGAACGTTAAACCAGGTTATGGCCGTAATTTCCTTATTCCTAAGGGTTATGCCATATTAGCCACAGAATCTGCCCGTAAAGTATTAGCAGAAAACCTGAAACAGGCTCAATTTAAACAAGACAAGATCCGTAAGGATGCTGATGCTATTGCTGCTAAACTGGAAGGTGTAAAACTTACCATTGGCGCTAAAGCAGGCGAAAGCGGCAAAATCTTCGGTGCTATCAACACCATCCAGGTGGCTGATGCCCTTAAGAAAGAAGGTTTTGAAGTTGACCGTCGCCGTATCACTTTTGATCAGGAGCCAAAATTTGTTGGCGAGTACGTTGCAAACGTAAACCTGCATAAAGAAGTTAAGGTTCAGGTTCCTTTTGAAGTAGTAGCTGAATAA
- the rpsF gene encoding 30S ribosomal protein S6, with protein sequence MQQYEIVIVLTPLLSTETAGEAIAKYTKVLTDGGAEIVQEDNWGLRKLAYPIQKKTTGYYHLTEFRAPGDLINKLEVELRRDERVLRFLTIALDKHAIAYNDKKRSGAFNKKSAKVEEAN encoded by the coding sequence ATGCAACAGTACGAAATTGTGATCGTTCTAACCCCGTTGCTGTCTACCGAAACTGCTGGTGAGGCTATTGCCAAATACACCAAAGTTTTAACAGACGGCGGAGCCGAAATTGTCCAGGAGGATAATTGGGGTTTGAGAAAACTAGCGTACCCTATTCAAAAGAAGACTACAGGGTACTATCACTTAACTGAATTCAGGGCTCCAGGTGATTTAATTAACAAATTGGAGGTAGAATTACGTCGCGATGAGCGCGTTTTGCGTTTCCTTACCATTGCTTTGGACAAACACGCCATTGCTTACAACGACAAAAAACGCAGCGGTGCTTTTAACAAGAAATCTGCAAAAGTGGAGGAAGCAAACTAA